Proteins from a genomic interval of Providencia stuartii:
- the rpmI gene encoding 50S ribosomal protein L35: MPKIKTVRGAAKRFKKTAGGGFKRKHANLRHILTKKSTKRKRHLRPKGMVSKGDLGLVVACLPYA, from the coding sequence ATGCCAAAGATTAAAACTGTACGTGGCGCAGCAAAGCGCTTTAAAAAAACTGCAGGCGGTGGCTTTAAGCGCAAGCATGCAAACCTTCGTCACATTCTGACTAAAAAGTCTACTAAGCGTAAACGCCATTTACGTCCGAAAGGAATGGTATCTAAGGGCGATCTGGGTCTGGTAGTTGCCTGCCTGCCTTACGCATAA
- the pheS gene encoding phenylalanine--tRNA ligase subunit alpha, giving the protein MPHLAELVAQAKAAIEQAQDVATLESVRVEYLGKSGHFTLQMKTLRDLPADERPAAGAVINEAKVQVQDALNARKEAMQADILNARLASEKIDVSLPGRRMENGGLHPVTRTIQRIEEFFGELGFSVETGPEIEDDYHNFDALNIPAHHPARADHDTFWFDAKRLLRTQTSGVQIRTMNGQQPPIRIIAPGRVYRNDYDQTHTPMFHQTEGLIVDKDISFTNLKGTLHDFLNNFFEEEVQVRFRPSYFPFTEPSAEVDVMGKNGKWLEVLGCGMVHPNVLRNVGIDPEVYSGFAFGMGMERLTMLRYGVSDLRAFFENDLRFLKQFK; this is encoded by the coding sequence ATGCCACATCTCGCTGAGTTGGTTGCACAGGCAAAAGCAGCCATTGAACAGGCCCAAGATGTTGCTACGTTAGAGTCAGTTCGTGTTGAATATTTAGGCAAAAGTGGCCACTTCACACTACAGATGAAAACGTTGCGTGATCTGCCAGCTGATGAACGTCCAGCAGCAGGGGCTGTGATTAATGAAGCCAAAGTACAGGTACAAGATGCATTAAATGCGCGTAAAGAAGCCATGCAGGCTGATATATTGAATGCACGCTTGGCATCGGAGAAGATCGATGTCTCATTACCTGGCCGTCGTATGGAAAATGGTGGATTACATCCAGTTACCCGTACCATTCAGCGAATTGAAGAATTTTTTGGTGAGTTAGGCTTTAGTGTGGAAACGGGGCCAGAAATTGAAGATGATTACCACAATTTCGATGCCTTGAATATTCCTGCTCATCACCCAGCACGAGCAGACCATGATACTTTCTGGTTTGATGCTAAACGCTTATTGCGTACCCAGACTTCGGGTGTACAAATTCGTACTATGAACGGTCAGCAACCGCCAATTCGTATCATTGCCCCAGGCCGTGTCTATCGAAACGACTATGACCAAACGCATACCCCAATGTTCCACCAAACAGAGGGGCTGATTGTGGATAAAGATATCAGCTTTACTAACCTTAAAGGCACATTGCACGATTTCTTGAATAACTTCTTTGAAGAAGAAGTCCAGGTTCGTTTCCGTCCGTCCTATTTCCCATTCACAGAGCCTTCTGCTGAAGTGGATGTTATGGGGAAAAATGGCAAATGGTTAGAGGTGTTGGGCTGCGGTATGGTTCATCCAAACGTTCTGCGTAATGTGGGGATTGACCCTGAAGTCTACTCTGGCTTTGCATTCGGAATGGGAATGGAGCGCCTTACAATGCTGCGTTATGGTGTTTCTGATCTACGCGCATTCTTCGAAAATGACCTTCGTTTCCTCAAACAGTTTAAATAA
- a CDS encoding GNAT family N-acetyltransferase, protein MSIKEMTSIEGIEQQLESLLIDSVNSGASIGFIAPLMPKDARQYWQKVDKDLRKGERLLVVKYIDQQLAGAIQLSLCLKANGRHRAEVEKLMVHTAFRGHGMAKQLLMNIEQLALNHKRTLLVLDTRTGDTASHLYCKQGYIKAGETPHFVTNAQHEFESTTLFYKLLDNNVSS, encoded by the coding sequence ATGTCTATCAAAGAAATGACATCTATAGAAGGCATAGAACAGCAGTTAGAGTCTCTATTAATCGATAGTGTTAATAGTGGAGCGTCAATCGGATTTATTGCACCATTAATGCCGAAGGATGCCCGACAGTATTGGCAAAAGGTCGATAAGGATTTACGTAAAGGTGAGCGCCTATTAGTGGTGAAATATATTGATCAACAGTTAGCTGGCGCCATTCAACTCTCTTTATGTTTAAAAGCAAATGGACGTCATCGAGCAGAAGTTGAAAAACTCATGGTACATACTGCTTTTCGGGGGCATGGTATGGCGAAACAGTTGTTGATGAATATTGAGCAGTTAGCGCTTAATCATAAACGGACATTATTGGTACTGGATACCCGAACGGGGGATACCGCGTCTCATTTGTATTGTAAACAAGGCTATATTAAAGCGGGAGAAACCCCTCATTTTGTGACAAATGCACAGCATGAATTTGAAAGTACAACGCTCTTCTATAAATTATTGGACAATAACGTATCATCTTAA
- the fos gene encoding fosfomycin resistance glutathione transferase, producing the protein MLTGINHLTLAVTDIKNSLFFYHSILGMKLHARWKNGAYLTCGELWVCLSVDPTRKAQRPEKTDYTHYAFTVSSKDFSTVVEKLQRADVTVWKDNRSEGDSFYFLDPDGHKLEIHVGSLIERLAHCQKAPYENMVFYD; encoded by the coding sequence ATGCTTACGGGGATTAATCATTTGACTCTGGCGGTCACAGATATTAAGAACAGTCTGTTCTTCTATCATTCAATATTAGGAATGAAGCTTCATGCAAGATGGAAAAATGGTGCTTACCTCACTTGCGGGGAGTTATGGGTATGTCTTTCAGTCGATCCCACCCGAAAGGCCCAACGACCAGAGAAGACAGACTATACGCATTATGCTTTCACCGTATCATCAAAAGACTTTTCTACGGTAGTTGAAAAGCTACAACGTGCAGATGTTACCGTTTGGAAAGATAATCGTAGCGAAGGGGATTCGTTTTACTTTTTGGATCCGGATGGCCATAAGCTAGAAATTCATGTTGGTTCATTAATAGAGCGTTTAGCACATTGCCAAAAAGCACCTTATGAGAATATGGTGTTTTACGATTAG
- a CDS encoding LysE family translocator — protein sequence MNIETFLSLSMFSFVTSITPGPNNIMLLASGMNFGLKRTMPHALGVSLGFFVMLVAVGLGVGALIQSSEVVYNILKYIGIIYLLWLAWKTTISRSVGSPKDGNEKPLTLLEAALFQWVNPKAWMMAVSGMALYTESMNPYSSMLIVAIIFSLINFPCVTIWAMFGSELRERLKNPQVLKKFNLVMGLLLAASAISVLFQ from the coding sequence ATGAATATTGAAACTTTCTTATCTTTATCGATGTTTTCTTTCGTAACCTCCATCACGCCTGGACCCAATAATATTATGTTGCTTGCGTCAGGAATGAACTTTGGATTGAAACGGACTATGCCGCATGCTTTAGGGGTATCCCTTGGCTTTTTTGTGATGTTGGTTGCTGTTGGCCTAGGTGTAGGGGCCTTAATTCAATCTTCAGAAGTGGTTTACAATATTCTGAAATATATAGGCATTATTTATTTATTGTGGCTGGCATGGAAAACGACGATTAGCCGTTCAGTTGGCTCACCGAAAGACGGTAATGAAAAGCCATTAACCCTATTAGAAGCCGCACTCTTTCAATGGGTTAACCCTAAAGCCTGGATGATGGCCGTGTCAGGGATGGCTTTGTATACAGAATCTATGAATCCTTATAGCTCCATGTTGATAGTCGCCATTATTTTTAGTTTGATTAATTTTCCGTGTGTGACGATTTGGGCAATGTTTGGTAGTGAATTAAGAGAGCGATTGAAAAATCCACAGGTATTGAAAAAATTTAACCTAGTGATGGGGTTATTATTAGCAGCCAGTGCAATATCTGTTCTTTTTCAATAA
- the thrS gene encoding threonine--tRNA ligase, whose amino-acid sequence MPVITLPDGSQRQFDHAVSVMDVARDIGAGLAKACIAGRVNGELVDACEIIENDANLSIITSKDDDGLEIIRHSCAHLLGHAIKQLWPNTKMAIGPVIDNGFYYDIDLDYALTQEDLEKLEKRMLELAKTDYDVIKKRVSWAEARETFVARGEDYKVEILDQNISQDDRPGLYHHQEYIDMCRGPHVPNMRFCHHFKLQKVAGAYWRGNSDNKMLQRIYGTAWADKKQLNAYLLRLEEAAKRDHRKIGKQLDLYHMQEEAPGMAFWHNDGWTIFRELETFVRTKLKAYNYQEVKGPFMMDRVLWERTGHWENYKDAMFTTSSENREYCVKPMNCPGHVQIFNQGLKSYRDLPLRMAEFGSCHRNEPSGALHGLMRVRGFTQDDAHIFCTEEQILGEVTNCIKMIYDVYATFGFEKIVVKLSTRPEKRIGTDDMWDTAEADLAQALKDQGIEFEYQPGEGAFYGPKIEFTLYDCLDRAWQCGTVQLDFFLPGRLNASYVGENNERIVPVMIHRAVLGSLERFIGILTEEYAGFFPTWLAPQQVVVMNITDAQSNYVQELVSKLQSVGIRAKADLRNEKIGFKIREHTLRRVPYMLVCGDKEVESGKVSVRTRRGKDLGSLDVNEFTSKLLEEIRSRQLNQMEE is encoded by the coding sequence ATGCCTGTTATTACTCTTCCTGATGGAAGTCAGCGTCAGTTCGACCATGCCGTTTCTGTCATGGATGTTGCGCGCGATATTGGCGCAGGTCTAGCAAAAGCGTGTATCGCGGGTCGTGTAAACGGTGAGCTAGTTGATGCTTGTGAAATCATCGAAAATGATGCCAATCTATCCATCATCACAAGTAAAGATGACGATGGCCTTGAAATTATTCGTCACTCTTGTGCTCACTTGTTAGGTCATGCCATTAAGCAACTTTGGCCAAATACCAAAATGGCTATCGGTCCAGTGATTGATAACGGTTTTTACTATGATATTGATCTGGACTATGCGCTGACGCAGGAAGATTTGGAGAAGCTTGAAAAGCGCATGCTGGAGCTTGCCAAAACAGATTATGACGTAATTAAAAAACGTGTTTCTTGGGCTGAAGCTCGTGAAACATTTGTTGCGCGTGGTGAAGATTATAAAGTGGAAATTCTTGATCAAAATATTAGTCAAGATGATCGTCCTGGGTTATATCACCACCAAGAATATATTGATATGTGTCGCGGTCCACACGTGCCAAACATGCGTTTTTGTCACCACTTTAAATTACAAAAAGTGGCAGGCGCATATTGGCGTGGTAATAGCGATAATAAAATGTTGCAACGCATTTACGGCACCGCATGGGCAGATAAAAAACAATTGAATGCCTATTTGCTTCGTCTTGAAGAAGCCGCTAAGCGTGACCACCGTAAAATTGGTAAGCAATTAGATTTATACCATATGCAGGAAGAAGCGCCAGGTATGGCATTCTGGCACAATGACGGTTGGACTATCTTCCGTGAATTGGAAACCTTTGTACGTACTAAATTAAAAGCTTATAACTATCAAGAAGTGAAAGGTCCATTCATGATGGATCGTGTACTTTGGGAAAGAACAGGTCACTGGGAAAACTATAAAGACGCGATGTTTACAACCTCTTCAGAGAACCGTGAATATTGTGTTAAACCAATGAACTGCCCAGGACATGTGCAAATTTTCAACCAAGGTTTGAAATCTTATCGTGATTTGCCGTTAAGAATGGCGGAATTCGGTAGCTGCCATCGTAACGAACCATCAGGTGCACTGCATGGATTAATGCGCGTACGTGGTTTCACACAAGACGATGCGCATATTTTCTGTACCGAAGAGCAAATTTTAGGTGAAGTCACTAACTGCATTAAAATGATTTATGACGTTTATGCAACTTTTGGTTTCGAAAAAATAGTTGTTAAATTGTCTACACGCCCAGAGAAACGTATCGGTACTGACGATATGTGGGATACCGCAGAAGCGGATCTGGCTCAGGCATTAAAAGATCAAGGTATTGAATTTGAATACCAACCAGGGGAAGGGGCATTCTACGGTCCTAAGATTGAATTCACGCTGTATGACTGCTTAGACCGTGCTTGGCAATGCGGAACTGTCCAGTTGGACTTCTTCTTACCAGGGCGTCTCAATGCATCTTATGTCGGTGAAAACAACGAACGTATCGTTCCTGTGATGATTCACCGTGCGGTATTAGGTTCTCTTGAGCGTTTTATCGGTATTTTGACAGAAGAATATGCAGGTTTCTTCCCAACTTGGTTAGCGCCGCAACAAGTCGTTGTGATGAATATTACGGATGCTCAATCAAATTATGTTCAAGAATTAGTTAGCAAGCTACAAAGTGTTGGCATTCGTGCGAAAGCGGATTTACGTAATGAGAAAATCGGCTTTAAAATTCGCGAACACACCTTGCGTCGTGTTCCTTACATGCTAGTTTGTGGTGATAAAGAAGTTGAATCAGGTAAAGTCTCTGTTCGTACCCGTCGTGGTAAAGATTTAGGCAGCCTAGATGTTAATGAATTTACAAGCAAACTGCTGGAAGAAATTCGCAGTCGTCAGCTCAATCAGATGGAGGAATAA
- the infC gene encoding translation initiation factor IF-3, with amino-acid sequence MKGGKKLPTARPNRINEEIRATEIRVTGLDGEQLGVMSVREALAKAEEAGVDLVEISPNAEPPVCRIMDYGKYLYEKSKSQKEQKKKQKVVQVKEIKFRPGTDEGDYQVKLRSLIRFLEDGDKAKVTLRFRGREMAHQQIGMEVLNRIKADLDELASVESFPSRIEGRQMIMVLAPKKK; translated from the coding sequence ATTAAAGGCGGAAAAAAACTCCCAACAGCACGTCCAAATCGTATTAACGAAGAAATCCGTGCAACTGAAATCCGTGTCACCGGTTTAGACGGTGAGCAACTCGGTGTAATGAGTGTTCGTGAAGCACTCGCTAAAGCGGAAGAGGCTGGTGTTGACCTAGTTGAAATTAGCCCTAATGCTGAGCCACCTGTTTGCCGAATCATGGATTACGGTAAGTATCTTTATGAGAAGAGTAAATCTCAAAAAGAGCAGAAGAAAAAACAAAAAGTTGTTCAAGTGAAGGAAATTAAATTCCGTCCAGGAACAGATGAAGGTGATTACCAAGTTAAATTGCGTAGCCTCATTCGCTTTTTGGAAGATGGTGACAAAGCCAAAGTGACATTGCGTTTCCGCGGTCGTGAAATGGCTCACCAACAGATTGGTATGGAAGTGCTTAACCGCATTAAAGCTGATCTGGATGAACTGGCGTCAGTGGAATCATTCCCTTCAAGAATTGAAGGTCGCCAGATGATCATGGTATTAGCACCAAAGAAAAAATAA
- a CDS encoding methyltransferase family protein yields MSIFRLPFLNWLILNTIAFYALYAKNILAWSFSGWTGVLGILVALESFGWIAASLYYFYRFKTSPNPISPATALITEGPFRFSRNPLYLAFTSMCVSLALFTQSPYFLVSGLVFWLITDLYTIPQEEKCLAEHFKAEWQRYRQQTRRWL; encoded by the coding sequence ATGAGCATATTTAGATTACCCTTCTTAAATTGGTTAATTTTAAACACAATTGCCTTCTATGCGCTCTACGCAAAAAACATATTGGCGTGGAGTTTTTCTGGTTGGACGGGGGTTCTAGGTATCTTAGTTGCTTTAGAAAGCTTTGGATGGATAGCCGCCAGTTTATATTATTTTTATCGTTTCAAAACGTCTCCTAATCCTATCAGCCCTGCGACAGCTTTAATTACCGAAGGCCCATTTAGATTTTCTCGCAACCCTCTCTATCTCGCTTTTACTTCAATGTGCGTTAGCTTAGCGCTATTCACTCAATCCCCCTATTTTTTGGTGTCTGGCCTAGTGTTTTGGTTAATCACCGATTTGTATACCATCCCGCAAGAAGAAAAATGTTTAGCGGAACACTTTAAAGCAGAGTGGCAACGTTATCGCCAACAGACTCGGCGCTGGTTGTAA
- a CDS encoding MarC family NAAT transporter — translation MNDILELFQAIGIGLVLLLPLANPLTTIAVMLSLSGNMTKEQRNHQSLLAAIYVFAIMTIAFYAGQLVMNTFGISIPGLRIAGGLIVAFIGFGMLFPSSENNDDTSALAPDDSTISKKRQRSPNIAFVPLAMPSTAGPGTIAIIISSTASLQGDVGFAPWILKVAPVLTFFIVSLIVWLALRGATSIMKWLGNGGIDAISRIMGFLLICMGVQFVINGIVEIVAQLPHLIATHQ, via the coding sequence ATGAATGATATTTTGGAACTGTTTCAGGCCATCGGTATTGGATTGGTTTTATTACTACCACTTGCCAACCCTCTGACAACAATCGCTGTAATGCTCAGTTTGTCTGGCAATATGACCAAAGAACAACGAAACCATCAATCACTTTTGGCTGCCATCTATGTTTTTGCAATCATGACAATTGCCTTTTATGCTGGACAGTTAGTCATGAATACATTCGGTATATCCATCCCCGGTTTAAGAATTGCAGGTGGGCTCATTGTGGCCTTTATCGGATTTGGAATGCTATTCCCTAGCAGTGAAAATAATGATGACACTAGTGCATTAGCGCCTGATGATTCGACTATTTCTAAAAAACGTCAACGATCTCCAAATATTGCCTTTGTTCCCCTCGCCATGCCAAGTACTGCTGGACCAGGAACTATCGCTATCATCATTAGTTCTACGGCATCTTTGCAAGGTGATGTCGGATTTGCACCTTGGATCTTAAAAGTTGCTCCTGTTTTGACATTTTTTATTGTCAGCCTAATCGTGTGGTTAGCGCTAAGGGGCGCAACTTCAATTATGAAATGGTTAGGTAACGGTGGGATTGATGCTATTTCTCGTATTATGGGATTCTTATTAATTTGTATGGGAGTCCAGTTCGTTATCAACGGTATCGTTGAAATAGTCGCACAACTCCCACATTTAATCGCAACACATCAATAG
- the rplT gene encoding 50S ribosomal protein L20, producing MARAKRGVIARARHKKILKQAKGYYGARSRVYRVAFQAVIKAGQYAYRDRRQRKRQFRQLWIARINAAARQNGLSYSRFINGLKKASIEIDRKILADIAVFDKAAFTALVEKAKGALA from the coding sequence ATGGCTCGCGCAAAACGTGGTGTAATCGCCCGTGCACGTCACAAAAAAATTCTGAAGCAGGCGAAAGGTTACTATGGTGCACGTTCTCGTGTTTACCGCGTAGCATTTCAAGCGGTAATCAAAGCTGGTCAATACGCTTACCGTGACCGCCGTCAACGTAAACGTCAGTTCCGTCAACTGTGGATCGCGCGTATCAACGCTGCGGCTCGTCAGAACGGTCTGTCTTACAGCCGTTTCATCAATGGCTTGAAAAAAGCGTCTATTGAAATCGACCGTAAGATCCTAGCAGACATCGCCGTATTCGATAAAGCAGCATTTACTGCTTTAGTTGAAAAAGCGAAAGGCGCTTTAGCTTAA
- a CDS encoding manganese/iron ABC transporter ATP-binding protein, whose translation MSSSNRFEHPKLIVDDATVTYNNGHTAIYDASFNITGGSICALVGVNGSGKSTLFKTIMGLVTPSSGSVTLNGEPIKAALKENIIAYVPQTEEVDWNFPVLVSDVVMMGRYGKMGFFRIPKNEDKEAVKKALERVDLAGLEHRQIGELSGGQKKRVFLARALAQQGKVLLLDEPFTGVDVKTENAIIDLLRSLRDEGHLILVSTHNLGSVPEFCDQVILINRTVLASGPTETTFTQKNLQVAFGGVLRHINLSGQELHDDDDPRSITVITDDERAAVFYGHDHDAPVRTNQPKDSE comes from the coding sequence ATGAGTAGCTCAAACCGCTTTGAACACCCTAAATTGATTGTTGATGATGCCACTGTAACGTATAACAACGGTCATACCGCTATTTATGATGCAAGTTTTAATATTACTGGTGGCTCAATTTGCGCACTCGTTGGCGTCAACGGTAGTGGCAAATCAACCTTGTTTAAAACGATCATGGGGTTAGTCACCCCATCATCTGGTAGCGTCACTTTAAATGGCGAGCCAATTAAAGCTGCGCTAAAAGAAAATATTATCGCCTATGTTCCACAAACAGAGGAAGTTGATTGGAACTTCCCTGTGCTCGTTTCTGATGTAGTGATGATGGGACGTTACGGTAAAATGGGCTTTTTCCGTATCCCCAAAAATGAAGATAAAGAAGCAGTCAAAAAAGCGCTAGAGCGCGTGGACTTAGCAGGGCTTGAGCATCGCCAGATAGGTGAGCTGTCTGGAGGCCAAAAAAAACGGGTCTTTCTCGCTCGTGCTCTTGCTCAACAAGGTAAAGTTCTGTTGCTCGACGAGCCTTTTACTGGGGTTGATGTTAAAACTGAAAATGCCATCATTGATTTACTACGCAGTTTACGCGATGAAGGCCACCTGATTTTAGTATCAACCCATAACTTAGGTAGCGTACCCGAATTTTGTGACCAAGTGATTTTGATTAATCGTACAGTACTGGCCAGTGGCCCAACTGAAACCACCTTTACCCAAAAGAATTTACAAGTTGCTTTTGGTGGCGTACTGCGTCATATCAATCTCTCCGGACAAGAGCTTCATGATGATGATGACCCCCGCTCTATCACGGTCATTACCGATGATGAAAGGGCTGCTGTCTTCTATGGTCACGACCACGATGCACCCGTTAGAACGAACCAACCTAAGGATTCAGAATGA
- a CDS encoding metal ABC transporter substrate-binding protein, producing the protein MNKKFSLFSKPLLSALFALSAILLVSQPALAKKFKVVTTFTIIQDIAQNVAGDAAIVESITKPGAEIHGYQPTPKDIMKAYDADLILWNGLNLEVWFQRFFENFQNVPAVVVTEGIEPMPIREGEYKGNPNPHAWMSPANAKIYIENIRKALVKYDPENAEIYNANAKKYAEKIAQLDTPLRERLNRIPEDKRWLVSSEGAFSYLTKDYGLKEVYLWPINAEEQGSPQQVKKVIDTVREYNIPVVFSESTISDKPARQVSKETGAKYGGVLYVDSLSTADGPVPTYIDLLNTTVDTIAKGFDQ; encoded by the coding sequence ATGAACAAAAAATTTTCGCTCTTTTCTAAACCACTGCTTTCTGCTCTCTTTGCTTTATCCGCTATTCTACTAGTCAGTCAACCTGCTTTGGCTAAAAAGTTTAAGGTCGTCACAACTTTTACTATTATTCAAGATATCGCACAAAACGTGGCGGGTGATGCCGCAATCGTAGAGTCCATTACTAAACCTGGGGCAGAAATCCATGGTTATCAACCTACCCCGAAAGATATTATGAAAGCTTATGATGCTGACTTAATCTTATGGAATGGTCTAAACCTTGAAGTGTGGTTTCAACGTTTCTTTGAGAATTTCCAAAACGTTCCTGCCGTCGTAGTCACTGAAGGTATAGAACCTATGCCAATTCGAGAAGGTGAATATAAAGGAAACCCAAACCCTCATGCTTGGATGTCTCCTGCCAATGCCAAAATTTACATCGAAAATATTCGCAAAGCCTTGGTAAAGTATGATCCAGAAAATGCAGAAATCTATAACGCAAACGCTAAAAAGTATGCTGAAAAAATCGCACAACTTGATACACCGCTTCGCGAACGTCTTAACCGTATCCCTGAAGATAAGCGTTGGTTAGTATCCAGTGAAGGTGCATTTAGTTATTTAACAAAAGACTACGGTTTAAAAGAAGTGTATCTATGGCCTATCAATGCTGAAGAGCAAGGCTCCCCACAGCAAGTTAAAAAAGTTATCGATACCGTACGCGAATATAATATCCCTGTTGTTTTTAGCGAAAGTACTATTTCAGATAAACCCGCACGCCAAGTTAGCAAAGAAACTGGGGCAAAATATGGTGGGGTACTGTATGTGGACTCATTATCAACTGCTGATGGCCCTGTACCCACCTATATTGATTTGCTAAATACAACAGTAGACACCATAGCGAAAGGATTTGATCAGTAA
- a CDS encoding transglycosylase SLT domain-containing protein, with product MKKNIGGALVFLLLAGCSSEPEKQVSTQRMLNKSSNLSTVQQNISFPRTPFDEFIRESANRYNVDETLIRAIIEVESNFRPEVVSKSNAIGLMQIKASTAGRDAYRYQGKSGEPSSHELKDPKTNIDIGTTYIRILKEQHLAGINHPQTMYYATVVAYVNGAGALLRTFDNDKGRAIAMINSLTPEEFYQHVQSKHPAPQAPRYLWKVKNAYNALAINY from the coding sequence GTGAAAAAAAATATCGGTGGCGCATTGGTATTTCTGTTACTGGCGGGATGCTCCAGTGAACCAGAAAAACAAGTATCAACACAACGGATGTTAAATAAAAGTAGCAATTTATCAACCGTACAGCAAAATATTTCATTCCCTCGCACGCCATTTGATGAATTTATTCGAGAATCAGCAAATCGGTATAATGTCGATGAAACGTTGATTAGAGCGATAATTGAGGTCGAATCCAACTTTAGACCTGAAGTGGTGAGTAAATCCAATGCTATTGGCCTAATGCAAATAAAAGCATCGACAGCGGGTCGTGATGCTTATCGTTATCAGGGTAAGTCGGGGGAACCGTCAAGTCATGAATTAAAAGACCCAAAAACCAATATTGATATCGGTACCACCTATATTCGTATACTTAAAGAGCAGCACCTAGCGGGGATTAATCATCCACAAACCATGTACTATGCGACTGTTGTTGCTTACGTTAATGGTGCAGGGGCGTTATTACGAACATTTGATAATGATAAGGGCAGAGCTATTGCGATGATTAATAGTTTGACGCCTGAAGAGTTCTACCAGCACGTTCAATCTAAGCATCCAGCGCCTCAAGCTCCGCGCTATTTGTGGAAAGTGAAAAATGCCTATAATGCATTAGCCATAAACTATTGA
- a CDS encoding lytic polysaccharide monooxygenase: MKSLCNAILSFCAIGVMLLLSSSQVSAHGYVLSPESRAYQCYNGYGNGKEPTNFDCGIRGTSDPQSIEGYKGFPEAGPPDGHIASGNISTYSELDVQTPDRWTKVDMKTGENTFVWYLTMSHTSASWRFFITKADWNQSEALTRAAFDLENSICDPEPISVSGINPPTKENIEFKCYIPTDREGYHVILAIWDVADTNNAFYQVIDVNLSN, from the coding sequence ATGAAAAGCTTATGTAACGCTATACTATCGTTCTGTGCTATTGGTGTTATGTTACTCCTGTCGTCATCCCAAGTGAGTGCTCATGGTTACGTGTTAAGCCCTGAAAGCCGTGCTTATCAATGCTATAATGGCTATGGAAATGGCAAAGAACCAACCAACTTTGATTGTGGTATTAGAGGCACATCTGACCCACAAAGTATTGAAGGTTATAAAGGTTTTCCAGAAGCTGGCCCTCCAGATGGTCATATTGCAAGCGGAAATATTTCAACCTATTCTGAGTTGGATGTACAAACCCCAGATCGTTGGACAAAAGTTGATATGAAAACCGGCGAGAATACTTTCGTTTGGTATCTAACAATGAGCCATACATCGGCTTCATGGCGTTTTTTCATCACTAAAGCAGATTGGAATCAATCAGAAGCTTTAACTCGAGCAGCATTTGATTTAGAAAACTCTATTTGTGATCCTGAGCCAATCAGTGTGAGTGGCATTAATCCACCCACAAAAGAAAATATAGAGTTTAAATGTTATATTCCGACGGACCGAGAAGGCTACCATGTTATTCTCGCAATATGGGATGTTGCTGATACGAATAATGCTTTCTACCAAGTTATTGATGTTAATTTAAGCAATTAA
- the infC gene encoding translation initiation factor IF-3 — protein MKGGKRIPTARPNRINDEIRVTEVRLTGLDGEQLGIMSLRDALEKAEEAGVDLVEISPNAEPPVCRIMDYGKFLYEKSKSQKEQKKKQKVVQVKEIKFRPGTDEGDYQVKLRNLIRFLEDGDKAKVTLRFRGREMAHQQIGMEVLNRIKADLDELASVESFPSKIEGRQMIMVLAPKKK, from the coding sequence ATTAAAGGCGGAAAAAGAATCCCAACAGCACGTCCAAATCGTATTAACGACGAAATTCGTGTGACTGAAGTCCGTTTAACCGGTTTAGACGGCGAACAGCTTGGCATTATGAGCTTGCGCGATGCGCTAGAAAAAGCAGAAGAAGCAGGGGTAGACCTTGTTGAAATCAGCCCAAATGCCGAACCGCCAGTTTGTCGTATCATGGATTACGGCAAATTCCTTTATGAGAAGAGCAAATCTCAAAAAGAACAGAAGAAGAAGCAAAAAGTTGTTCAGGTGAAGGAAATTAAATTCCGCCCTGGTACAGATGAAGGTGATTATCAGGTCAAACTACGCAACCTGATTCGCTTTCTCGAAGATGGTGACAAAGCCAAAGTTACACTACGTTTTCGTGGTCGTGAAATGGCTCACCAACAAATCGGCATGGAAGTACTTAACCGTATTAAGGCTGATTTAGATGAGCTGGCGTCAGTGGAGTCATTCCCTTCAAAAATTGAAGGACGTCAGATGATCATGGTGCTGGCACCGAAGAAGAAATAA